The Salmo salar chromosome ssa04, Ssal_v3.1, whole genome shotgun sequence genomic sequence GTACCTGTAGACTATGGCAACAGcactgtgtttaaaaaaaaaatcattactGTATACAATATCCGGATGTTTAACGAATGTTTTATGTACACAATGTCAACCATTCAGAATTCAATAATTTTGTAGACAGACACTTTTATTTACATCAATAATCTTACTGCATGTAGAAAACTATACATTGTTGTGAAATCAAATCACATCAAAGTAATTTTTTTATGTGCACACGATACAGCGTATTGTACACAGCACAACAAAATGCTTATTAACAAGCTCTCCTTTCAAACAGCACAACATTTATAaaatattcaataaaaaataaGTGAAAAAACAGAATAAGAACACTATGTCAATACAAATAAGtagagaaaaaagaagaaacccacacactgctcttgctagtatcactgctctttactAAGCTTtgcgtatcggcctcacggcaaTCATCAGAGCTTTAAACTCCATATAAGGTAAAGGTAAAGAGGTCATCTGAATAGATGACCACTGTTAAGTTAAAATCATTTAgtttatgtatttttgtaaagctctgatacgtaaagcttaataaagagcagtgatactagcaagagcagtgtgtgggtttcttcttttttctcatcctatccaactgttaccatgcacctgcaacaaagatAGATGTACGAGTTCCTTTTGAATAACAATAAGTAGGAAAACACAAAAGAACACTAGTATGAAATTAGTAAGTAACATGAATATAATGACGCAgataattacattgatagaagctaCAATCTATATGAAATATTAAAGATGAAATACTcctcctcccccccaaaaaattatgacAACAAGCCTAGTGTTATCACATACCTCTGCACATTGGATAAATCATTTTCAGTCTGACCAACGTCCCATAGATATCTACATGTCCTTTCACTATTTACAGGAGTTCAGCTATCCAGAATCATGCTGCACTGAGGCTGAACAAGAATTGTTCCACTGCACCAGGGTACAGAGAGGGataaaaacagagatgcttgcaAATCTACCGCATTTCACAAAATCATCCCATGTTTGCTCCCTGCATCATTATATCACCCTGTAAAACAAAGTACATTTTGTACATGATCTCTGCTTTCTTTATCTTTACATTAGTAAACGTTGCATTAGACAATGGATAAAACAGATGACTCAATCACAATGACATTTTAGGTTGAATTGGTGAGAGATGATACCTTTCTCTTTTGGTTTTGTTGCTCATACTTGCTGTAACTAGTCTGATCTTTCTGGGACAGTAGTCCCTATAGTATCTATTAATGTATAGCCTACCTCATGTATTGCCAAAGTTAAGGAGCagggaggctgaaacttggcctcaAGTGGagcttccagcaagacaataacctcaaGCACAAATCAtaatccacaaagaaattgtgaatttaaccacaaaatcaacattatgcaatggccatctcagtctctggacttgaaccccattgaaaacctgtggtttgaattgaagagggcagtccataagagcaaacgaaggatatcaaggatctggaaagattctgtatggaggaaataCAAATATTTTAGGATAAGGCTCAGTGCTATTATCCTCGCAGTAGGACAATGCTGGAGTATTGAATACAGAGGTGCCAATAATTTTTACAACCATCtttttgagattttttttgtaTTACAAAAATCAacttctctgagcaattgtattagtataaaataatataattttcacTTTTTTAGCACTCAATTTGGCTCAGTATTTGTACTTTATTTGTATACATACTTTTTTgcccatctttatcaagggtgccaatgaTTTAGGACCTGGCTGTAGTAGAAAATGATTTACACTTCAGCGGAGGATGTTATTGTGATCAAATATCGACATATATTTTAACATTGATACAACTGAGTGGTATTGATTAGGATTTCAAGTAacattttcaattgacatttgTAAGTGTTTAATTGTATGTGTGCATTTAAATGTATGTCTTACAATTTTTTGTTAGTGTCTCAGTTATAATAAGCTTTTAGAGGAAACATCAACGGTGaacctcggtgtccacatcactaacaacctatcatggtccaaacacaccaatacagtcATGAGGAGGgtacgacaacgcctattccccctcgggACGCCGAAataatttggcatgggccctcagatcctcaaaaagttatacagctgcaccattgagcgcatcttgactggctgcatcaccgcttggtatgacaactgtttggcatccgaccacaaagcgctacagagggtagtgtggatagcccagtacatcactggggccgagctccctgccatccatgacctctataccaggcggtgtcagaggaaggccctaaaaattgtcaaaagacTCCGGCTACCCAAGTCAtcgactattctctctgctaccggacGGCGAGCAGTACCGAGTgtcaagtctgggaccaaaaggttcctgaacaacttctacctccaagccgtaagactgctgaacagttaatcaaatggctacccggactatttgcattgaccaccTTTTTtatgcactgactctcttgcacaggCTCTATGCACGCTCACTGGAcacaactcacacacactacGCTGACACtcccaacacacgcacacacacattgatcCCAAACACACAAACTCCTTCACACTCTTCAAATATACTGCTGcgcttctctgtttattatctaacctgattgcctagtcatttTTACCCCCCCTACATGtacgtattacctcaattacctaaactacatcgtacccctgcacattgactcgatacCGGTAATCCttctatatagcctcattattgttattttattgtgttaatatTTCCTTCTGTTTTTGCTAATTGTTTTCTTTTTAACTCTgctttgttgggaaagggctcatgaataagcatttcatggtaaagtctacacctgttgtattcgatgcATGTGCcgaataaaattggatttgattatactgactattttttgttcagtaatatctaacatgatTATTGTTGTGGGAAGTTTGCACCTTTGTCATCTACAATCATTGAATTTTTAAGGGAAATGTGTCGAATCCAGGGCTAAATACAGCAAAGAATGTGTTAGAGTTAGATGACACGTCAGCAAAACTGTACAGATGTACTGCTGAATCAGCATCATAAAAGGAAAGAATCTGTCTGTCACAATCTAAGAACACTCCCAGTGTTTCAAGGTTTTCATTTCCAGAGAATGGTGTTGGAGGGTCTGTAGAGACACAATAACCTTTTCCTTTTTTATAGCGAAGAACCCAGAAACCATTCCCAGGTTTTAAGGGGACAATAGCCTTATTAATCTGGGCTGCGTCTGTGGTGGTTACCCCAACATACCATGTCTGTTTACACTTTGAATCCACCTCCACTTCCCAGTATATCTGTCCTGAGCTGAATTTGTTCTCACTAAGGACAAAATGAGCTGTGGAAGCATGATCTCCTTTTTTACAATGAACCATCTTTTTACAGCAAGACACCGCTTGCGAAGAGTGAGCAGTCAGTGGGTCCAAAGTGATGTCCACTAAGAGAAGAGAACAGGATTTAATTCATACATTCACTTACATGGTTACTCATTGGATTGTGTTATATTACTACACGTGCTATGTGTAGTATGCTAACACtatatgcagtgccttcagaaagtgttcacaccccttgactttttccacatgttgtgttacagcctatgTAAAATAGATTCaaatgaaatgttttgtcactagtttacacacaataccccataatgtcacagtagaattatgttttttgacatgtttacaaattaataaaaaatgaaaagctgatctGTCTTGGGTCAatgagtattcaacccctttgttatggcaagcctaaataagttcaggagtaaacatttgcttgacaagtcacataagttgcatggattttgaatgactacctcatctctgtaccccacacatacaattatctgtaaggtccctcaatcaagCAGTGGATTTCacacacagattcaaccaaagacCACGGCGGCTTTCCAATTCCcctatacaggcgtccttcctaactcagtttcctaggaggaaggaaacagctcatggatttcaccataaggccaatggtgactttaaaacagttagagtttaatggatgtgataggagaaaactggggatggaccaacaacattgtagttactccacaatactaacctaattgacagagtgtaaCCTgtacacaataaaaaatattccaaaacatccatcatgtttgcaacaatgcgctgaagtaatactgcaaaataatAAGACAAAGCAATCACTTTTTTTCATGAATACAAAATGTTAGATTTGAGACAAATCCAAtagaacacattactgagtaccacttcatattttcaagtatagtggtggatgcatcatgttataggtacTCTCGTAGTAGTTAAGAACTAGGGTTTTTCcagaataaaaaataaacggaacagagctaagcacaagcaaaatcctagaagaaaacctggttcagtctgatttccaccagacactgggagatgaagtcacctttcagcaggacaatagcttaaaacacaaggccaaatctacattggagttgattaccaagaagacagtgactgTTCATGAGTGGCCGAGTTAAAGTTTTGTCTTAAATCTGCCTGAAAACCTATGgcaatggttgtctagcaatgatcatcaACACATTTGACAGAGGTTGAAGAATTTTGAAGAGAGtaatgtgaaaatattgtacaatccagatgtgcaaagctcttagagacttacccagtagGACTTacaactgtaatcactgccaaaaatgattctaacatgtattgactcagggctgAGAAAACttacactatatatgcaaaagtatgtagacagcccttcaaattagtggattcggctatttcagtcacattctttgctgacaggtgtataaaaatcgagcacacagccatgcaatatccatagacaaacactggtagtagaatggccatggtgaagagcttagtgactttcaacgtggcaccgtcgtaggatgccacttttccaacaagtcagttcgtaaaatttctgcgctactagagctgcccctgtcaactgtaagtgctgttattgtgaagtgaaacgactaggagaaacaatggctcagccgcaaagtggtaggccacacaatctcacagaaaaggacagccgagtgctgaagcgggtAGCGTAAAAATCTGTagttggttgcaacactcactactgagttccaagctgcctctggaagcaacgtcagcacaagaactgttcgtcgggagcttcaggaaatgggtttcaatggccgagcagccgcatataagcctaagatcaccatgcgcaatgccaagcgtcggctggagtggtggaaAGCTTTCAGCCATTGGACTAAggaacagtggaaacgcgttctctggagtgatgaatcatgcttcaccatctggcagtccgacggacaaatctgggtttggtggatgccaggagaacgttacctttcccaatgcatattgccaactgtagtttggtggaggaggaataatggtctgtggctgtttttcatggttcgggctaagccccttagttccagtgaagggtaaACTAAACGCTTcaatatacaatgacattctagacgattctgtgcttccaattttgtggcaacagtttgggaaggctctttcctgtttcagtatgacaatgcctccatgcacaaagcgatgtctatacagaaaatgtttgtcgagatcggtgtggaagaacttgactgacttgcacagagctctgacttcaatcccattgaacacctttgggatgaattggaacgacgAATGCGAGCAAGGCCTaatagcccaacatcagtgcacaACCTCACAAATGTTGCTAAAAGGAAATAGGCCACCacagcaatgttacaacatctagtggaaagccttcccagaagagtggaggctgttatttgcagcaaaggggtgaccaactccatattaatgaccatgagtttgaaatgagatgtttgacgtgttggtgtccacatacttttgatcatgttgtgtatgtaaatgacatatttctgtatttcattttcaatacatttgcaaaaacatttgaaaacatgttttcactttgtcatgatgggataatgtgtgtagatgggtaagaaaaacatatttaatccattttgaattaatgctgtaacacaacaaaatgtggaataaaggAATTAGTAATTATGTCTCCCCACTTCGAAAACCAAAGTAATAAGGAAACAAACCTGAATGATTGTGTATATAAGATGAAAGACTTGTCTTTTCCTACTACCTCTGATTTTGCAAATAAatactttgttgagggaaaatgCACTTGATATGATTGTActatgttgttgtctcacctagctatcttaagatgaatacactaattgtaagtcgctctggataaatcaAATTAACATCAACATCATCACAATATTACATAATTATAAGTATATAAATAATACTACATTAATTCATTTAAGGTTTGTAAAGATTTTCCATTTACCTTTTGGGAATGATTCTCTCAGTGCAGTTTGCGTAGCACTTTCTGCCCAGAGTGAAACATATTATTGACTTTTTTGGGATGTAACATTATTTTATTCCTGAGAGTGTTGTCCAATTAATGGTACTAAACAACTGTGAATGAttttacatgtactgtatgtttgagTAATACATTTCAAAAGAAGAGAgaaaaaataacattttgtaAAAAAGAATTTACCTTTTAGGAAAaattctgtctgtgtttctgtttcCATATCAGTTTTCTTTACACCTTCTGTTCAGAATGAAACATGATAGATtattaataaaatgtatttactgGCAAATGTAGCTACCTTTTCAAGGTTTAATATGAGTGCATTTCAACTCTATTTACCTTCAAGAAGATTTGCCTCTTCTATTTAATGAAGACcataaacaacaaaaaaagttatGAAAGTTATGTTATTATGTGTACAAATACAACAAATAGACTTGTAGGAATACTGAATTCATACCTGCTGGCCTCTCATTAGACTCTGTTTTACCTGAAATCCAATGACACACGAATATCAAGATATTGTACGTAATAAAACATTGTTCTCATGTTTCCAGTGTTAGACATAACCATCTTTACTTGAATAGACAATACACAGTACCCTCTGCATTGTCATCTTTCTCTGATGTTGACAACCTGATAGACCCTGTGAGAAGGGGGAAAAGGAGATATTGTCAAATAAAACCAAAATAATACAATAGAGATGGGTAGTGAATGCTTGATCCCTACAATAGTATTTGAAATGTTCAAATGCAACACTTGTGGATGAAATTATAATAAACACTGACCAAAATATACATGTAAAAACATGTATGGTCATCCTGAGTGATTTCAGAAAGCAGTGGGTGCTCTGCTGTACATAGTTAACTCACCTTGGTGTATGATTCTGTATATTTGGGGGAAGTGTAAATACTATGATCAGGGAAATTAGCTGAGTATTTTCCTTGGACTCGGAGCACCATGAAAAGCAGAGCCTAAATGCCAAGCGCAAATACTATCATTCACACTTTATGTTAATGAGTTCTCCTATCACTAATTAGTATCATAGCTGGATTTTTCATGACTTGATTTCATTTAAACAAATCAGATGTGCACACCGTTAAATATTGGGAGTTCAAAATGTCTCCTTACATGTGTACTCTGAAATATGCCCAGGCCTAGTCCCTAATTTCGAATATTGGTATTGGGGAAGCTCTGGATTTTCCAGCTTGATGTGAGATGGTTCATCAACCTGAAAATTGTCTTTGTGCCTGAAGAAACTGTAATCCATAGTTCAGTTCCCGTTAAACAACCACTACAAATTTCAGCTAACTTTATCTACTGCTAGCTAACAAGCAATGGATGGGAAAGGGCAATTGTGAAATGTTTTTTAATGGCCAAATCAACTGAAATCAGCTATATTGGTTTGATGTTAATATAAGAtcattaaactttttttttaaagtacattGCACATTTGCCCCTATCACTTGTTTGTTAGCTAGTGGTGGCTACAGTTAGCTGAATTCTTTCAATTTCATGCCCAAATCAACCTGATGACAGAGATTGTGTAGCTCAATGGCATGGTTTTGAAGTTGAAGTCGGCCATGGAATTAAATAATTGTCAcatgggtcgtataaaggggaccaaggcgcagcgtgtagagtgctcattcttacttatttattttaagagaacacttaaacaaagaaaaaacaaacgacagcaaacagttccgggAGGTTCACAgactatacggaaaacaaccacccacaaaacccaaagaaaaacaggctgcctaagtatggcttccaatcagagacaacgaaaaacaccagcctctgattggaaaccatactcggccaaacatggaaaatgaaacatagaaatagaaaactagaaccaaaatcccctagaaccaaaacccccaaaacacacaaaacaaacccccctgccacgccctgaccattctatgGCAAAATaccctttttactggtcaggacgtgacaataatagCATCTTGTTAATATACCTGTTTTTTTGTTCCAGATGAAGAGTCCAATTAGAGTAAAGATTACTAGTAGATTGATGAACAGTAATGTCATGAAGGCACCAAGGCTCCAATGTCCTGTAGAAAGGATGTATAAACCACTTCAACTTTAAGAGAACATACAGCGCCTTGCATAAGTATTTACACCCTTAGACTTTTTATTCTGTTACAGCATGGAATTACATTTGATTTAATTGTAAAATGTCTGAGGGGGGTGAAAACTTtggtacttaaaaaatatataatttagggGGTATATCAGCTTTAATATTTGAAGTGTTCAAGTGGGAAGGATAACATTAGGACGAAGCCCAAAAAACAGAATATCTGAGCAGTATTTGTAACAATGACTTCAGAAACCCTATTGCAACGGTTTTATACCTGTCCTGACGAAGACCCTTGTAGGGTTGAAATGTTATACTTCTTTCATTAAACACTTTGAGAGCAGTATACCAGTTTGCAGATTTTCATTGTTTAACCCTTGTCTATCTTACCCTTTATCATTTTATACATTTTGATTTGCATTCTACTATGTTGGTACAAATTAATCTGGAAAAGCACCGACTCCGTCAGCCAGGCTAGGTAAAAGTACACTTGAACTTGAATTTACATAAGGTGCTACATCGAGTGAACCGACTGAAATAGTTCAATATTGAGATATTAAATGTTAAGGTATTGATAACCTTTTCTGAGACATTCACCTTCCATTGGAGCTCTTGGCAtgattctgctctctctcttctccccagaCAGAGAGATTGTACAGGAGAGCCAATCAGAATCTGAGGGAGAATACAGCAGCCAGCTACTGACACTCAACAAGCCCTGAGAATCTGTTAGAGAGAAGGGGGTGATACACAACCATTTATTAATTGTGAAAGATACACCTTCTCAGATACagtcacccacaaacacacaaacatacagttgTAGATAGCCTTCTTCAGACTGATTTGGCATGTGTAGTGATTCTACAAGTAATTACCAGTGGTGTTGAGTACTTGTCCATGTCTGATCTCTGTCCCGTCTTTGTTTCTCCAGGTGAGTGTAGGTTGTGGTGACCAACCCTCTGATGAACAGGTAACGTTCacctgacctcctcctcctcttgctTCAGCAACAGAGAGAACTGGTTCACTACCTGTTACTAATGGACAGATAAAAGGGGAGGGTGAGGACAAGCTATGATCATAGATTATTGGAATAGACTATTGTATCTCATGCATCACATTTTCCTGTAAATTATCATACAACAAAGATACAAGATCATTTCTGCTACAATATTGTGAGTATTACGCAGGGTTGAGTGAATTGCATTGGcatttcagtcaatt encodes the following:
- the LOC106602705 gene encoding butyrophilin subfamily 3 member A1 isoform X2, yielding MILAALTVPIIVQSPETFTLMVPNGPILTWLNSSVSLSCELSPLFNAEPLEVRWYRAKDFDSTALLYKDHKIQEASVDPRYRGRVSLTGELERGNLSLTLERVTLEDRGEYVCYVSSEQWYDKAIVLLTVNVTGSEPVLSVAEARGGGGQVNVTCSSEGWSPQPTLTWRNKDGTEIRHGQVLNTTDSQGLLSVSSWLLYSPSDSDWLSCTISLSGEKRESRIMPRAPMEGHWSLGAFMTLLFINLLVIFTLIGLFIWNKKTGSIRLSTSEKDDNAEGKTESNERPAEEANLLEEGVKKTDMETETQTEFFLKESATQTALRESFPKVDITLDPLTAHSSQAVSCCKKMVHCKKGDHASTAHFVLSENKFSSGQIYWEVEVDSKCKQTWYVGVTTTDAAQINKAIVPLKPGNGFWVLRYKKGKGYCVSTDPPTPFSGNENLETLGVFLDCDRQILSFYDADSAVHLYSFADVSSNSNTFFAVFSPGFDTFPLKIQ
- the LOC106602705 gene encoding butyrophilin subfamily 3 member A1 isoform X1 translates to MMCSGVSLRVMILAALTVPIIVQSPETFTLMVPNGPILTWLNSSVSLSCELSPLFNAEPLEVRWYRAKDFDSTALLYKDHKIQEASVDPRYRGRVSLTGELERGNLSLTLERVTLEDRGEYVCYVSSEQWYDKAIVLLTVNVTGSEPVLSVAEARGGGGQVNVTCSSEGWSPQPTLTWRNKDGTEIRHGQVLNTTDSQGLLSVSSWLLYSPSDSDWLSCTISLSGEKRESRIMPRAPMEGHWSLGAFMTLLFINLLVIFTLIGLFIWNKKTGSIRLSTSEKDDNAEGKTESNERPAEEANLLEEGVKKTDMETETQTEFFLKESATQTALRESFPKVDITLDPLTAHSSQAVSCCKKMVHCKKGDHASTAHFVLSENKFSSGQIYWEVEVDSKCKQTWYVGVTTTDAAQINKAIVPLKPGNGFWVLRYKKGKGYCVSTDPPTPFSGNENLETLGVFLDCDRQILSFYDADSAVHLYSFADVSSNSNTFFAVFSPGFDTFPLKIQ